The nucleotide sequence CCGCCGCGAGTCGTTCGGCTTCGGGGGCGTGGCCTGCCACGGCTATCTCGAAGTGCGCTATCCGGAACTGGACCCGGCCCGGGTCGAGGACGCCTGGAACACGTTGGTGAAACGGCACGACATGCTGCGCGCGGTCGTGGAACGCGACGGCTACCAGCACGTCCTGCCCGAGGTGCCGCGATGCCCGGTCCCGGTGGCCGAATCGGTGGAGGCCGTCCGCGGCGAACTCGGGCACCGCCACTACGAGACCGATGTGTGGCCGCTGTTCGACCTGCGCGTCACCCACTGCCCGGATGGCGACGTCCTGCACATCTCGATGGATTCGCTGATCGCGGACTGGGCCAGCGCGGGCGTGCTGCTGGACGAACTGGACCAGCTGCTGGCGAACCCGGACGCGGCGCTGCCGCCGCTGGAGATCACCTTCCGCGACTACCTGCTTGCCGAACGCGGGCTGCGCGACACCACCCGGTACCGCGCGGACCGTGAGTACTGGCAGGCCCGCGTCCACGACCTGCCCCGCGCACCCGACCTGCCCTCGCTCAACAGCGTGGAATCCGGGCCGGTCAGCTTCCGCCGTCTCCACACCAGGCTCGCCGCGCCGCAGTGGGAGGGGCTGCGGGAGCGGGCCCGCCGGCACGGGATCACCCCGTCGACGGCGGTTCTCGCCGCCTACGCCGCCGTGCTGGGCCGCTGGTCCCGTCGCCCGCGGTTCAGCCTCAACCTCACCCTGCTCAACCGGCAGCCCCTGCATCCGCGGGTGAACGCGCTGGTCGGTGACTTCACGTCGGTCAGCTTGCTGGCCGTGGAGGACTCGGCCGGGCTTCCCTTCCACGAGTGGGCCGCCCGGACGGGCGCGCGGATGTTCGACGACCTCGACCACCGGCTGTTCTCCGGCGTCGAGGTCATGCGTGAGATCGCCCGCCGTCGCGACCGTGACGCCGCGCTGATGCCGATCGTGTTCACCAGCGCGATCGGCCTCGGTGGCCGGACCGGATCCGGCATCACCCAGACCCCGCAGGTCTTCCTCGACTGCCAGGTCACCGACGACGCCGACGGGCTCCAGGTCAACTGGGACGTCCGGCAGGGCATCTTCCCCGACGGTCTGGTCGAGGACATGTTCGCGGCGCTGGAAGCCGCTCTTCTCCGGTTGGCGGAGTCACCGGAAGCGTGGCTCACCACCGATCTGGTGCCGCTGCCGGCGTGGCAGGCCGTAGAACGTGCCCGGGTCAACGACACCGCCGCGCCGCTCACGTCCGCGTTGCTGCACGCCGGGGTGTTCGACCAGGCCGCCCGGACACCCGAAGCCATCGCCGTCACGGGCCCGGCGGGCACACTGACCTACGGCGAACTGGCTCGCCGCGCAGGAGGTGTCGCGGAAGCGTTGCGTGAGAAGGGGATCGTTCCGGGCGAACTGGTCGCGGTCAACCTGGACAAGGGGCCCGATCAGATCACCGCGGTGCTCGGGATCCTGCTCGCGGGCGGCGCCTATCTACCGGTGGACACCACACAGCCGCCGTTACGACGGGACAAGCTCGTCGCCGCCGCCGGTCACGTCGTGACCCAGGCGTGGTTCGAAGACCTATCACCGGTCGAGGACATTCCTGTGGCCGCCGGAGGAGACCCGGATTCGCTCGCCTACGTCATCTACACGTCGGGCTCGACCGGTGAGCCCAAGGGCGTCATGATCACCCACCGGGCCGCAGCCAACACCGTCGAGGACGTCAATCGCCGCTTCGGCGTCACCGCGGCCGACCGCGTGCTTGGCCTGGCGCAGCTGGGATTCGACCTCTCGGTCTACGACATCTTCGGTCTGCTTTCAGTGGGCGGGGCGCTCGTCCTGCCCGACCCTGCCCGGCCCGCCGACCCGTCGCACTGGGCCCGGCTCGCGGCCGACCACGGTGTCACGATGTGGAACTCGGTACCCGCGCAGCTGCACATGCTGGCGCATTATCTCCCCTCGGAGTCCCTGCCGATCCCGGCACTGCGGCTCGCGCTGCTCTCCGGCGACTGGATCCCGGTCACGCTGCCCGGCGAAATCCGCGCGTTCGCCCCGGGGTTGGAGATGATCGGCCTCGGTGGCGCCACCGAGGCCGCGATCTGGTCCATTCACCATCCCATCGACCACGTGCCCGGACACTGGACCTCCATCCCCTACGGCGTCCCGCTGACCAACCAGACATTCCGCGTGCTGGACCAGGCCCACCGCGACTGTCCGGTGTGGACGGCCGGCGAGCTGTACATCGGCGGCGCAGGGCTGGCGACGGGCTACCTCGGTGACGACGCGTTGACCGCGGCCCGGTTCGTCACGGTCGCGGGGGAGCGGCTCTACCGCACTGGTGACCTCGGCCGATACCTGCCCGGCGGGGAGATCGAGTTCCTCGGCCGCGAGGACGCCCAGGTCAAGATCCGGGGCCACCGGGTTGAACTGGGCGAGGTGGAAGCCGCGCTGCTGGCCCATGACGCCGTGGGCGGGGCGGCCGCGGTAGTGGCGGGTGAGCGCCACGGCGAGCGGGCGCTTCTCGGTTTCGTCGAACCGGCCCGCCTCCCCGCGCCGCCCCCGCCGCCGGAACTGGCGATGGCCGGCCGGTTCGCGGACCGGCAGGTCGCGGACTTCGACGCCGCACAGGTCGCCAGGCACGTCCGGCTGCTGCACCAAGCCGCACTCGCCTCGATGCGTGAGGCGCTCGCGTCTCACCCCCAAGTGCACGAACGGCACCGCTGGCTGGCCCGTCACTGGCGCGACCTGGTCGCCGACGCCCCGGAGATTAATGCCATGGGGATCAGCGCTGAAGAGGCGTGGGGGATGCTCGATGAAGACCCCCTGTGCACGCCGGAGTTCCTGGCGTTTCATCGTGCTCACGTCGAGCGGGTGCACGAACTGCTCGACGGCGAGCAGAACCCGTTCGAGCTGCTGTTCCCTCAGGGCGACATGGCCCCGGCGCGGGCGGTCTATCGGGACAATCCGATCTTCCGCTACCTCAATGCCGCCGCCGCAGCGGTGCTCAACCGGATCGCCGCCGCGCATACCGGCCGGCCGCTGCGGATCCTGGAGGTCGGCGCGGGAACCGGGTCGACCACCGACGCCGTGCTGCCGATGCTCGCGGGCCACGAGGTCGACTACCTGTTCACCGACGTCTCGCCGTTCTTCCTTTCGGAGGCACGGGAACGCTTCGGCGAGCACCCCGGAGTCCGCTTCGGGCTGTTCGACCTCGACCAGGACCACCGGTCACAGGGCTTGGCACCGAACTCATTCGACGTTGTGCTCTGCGCCGGCGTGCTGAACAGCGTGCGACGGCCGGAAACGGTACTGGATCTGGTGGCTCCCGGCGGGTGGCTCGTGTTCACCGAACCCGTCGTCGAGCATCCGCACATCATGCTGACGCAGGGCTTCATGATGGACGGCCCGGCGCTGCGGTCACGCCAGGACTGGCTCGACCTGATCGGCGGCGCCGAGCTGTGCCTGCCGGGCGACGACCATCCCCAAGCGGCTCAGGGGATCCAGCTGTTCGCGAAGCGGGTGAAGGCCGATCGCGCGTCCGTCACCCCCGAAGAGCTGACCTCGTTCCTCGCCCGGCGGCTGCCCGCGCACATGGTGCCGTCGCACCTTCAGGTGGTGGACGCACTCCCGTTCACCGGCAACGGCAAGATCGACCGTAAGACGCTGGTCGGCTGGCGCCCCGCCGCCACCGACGACGCGGGCGATCACGACGGCGACGCCGATGACGAGCTCGAGGGCAGGCTGTGCGCGCTGTGGGCGCGTGCGCTCGGGCTGGCCAGGATCGGACGGCACGACAGCTTCTACGACCGCGGCGCCGACTCCCTGATCCTCGCGAGGGTCGCCGGACAGCTGCGCGAACAGGTGCCTGAAGCGGCGGACGTCGCCTACGACATGCTGCTGCGGCAGATGCTCAACGAGCCGACGGTGGCGGCCTTGGCCGCGTCACTGCGTGCCCGAGACCGGCCCGCACCCATCGCGCGACGCGATGAGCGGGGCAACGCGCTGCTGGTGCCGTTCGGCGGCGGAGGCGACGGCCCGGCCCGGGTGCTGTTCCACGCGGCGCTCGGTACGATGGACTACTTCCACTCATTGGCAAACGCGTTGGTGGCACAGGACCTCGGGCCCGTGGTGGGTATCGCGGTCGCCGACATCGACGTGTACTTGGCCATCGATCCGAAGGACCTCATCGGTCGGGTCGCCGACGACTACACCGACCGGCTGCTGGCCGAGGGACACACCAGGTTCCAGCTCATCGGGTACTGCCTCGGCGGGCTGCTGGCGACCGAGGTGGCCCGGCGACTGCTCGAACGCGGTGCCGAGGTCGCGGACCTGACGCTCGTCGACAGCATCCCGATGTTCCTCGAAACCGACGAGGAGCTGGCGTTCGAGGCCATTTTCGTGCCCAATCTCAACCTCGACCCGGTCGCCACGGTGTTCGGTCCCGAGGTGGACGGCGCGGACGTCTACCGGGCGATCGACGGGCTGATGGCCGAGCATGACCGCAAGGTGCCCGCCGGGGCCATGGCTTCGCTGATCGGCGATCCCGGGCTGGAGGCGGTCGCCGCCGCCGTGCGCGCACAGCATGAGCGCACGCAGGCCGAGCGGCTCGCTTCCTACTCGGAGGCCGCCGCGAGCCAGGCCGGCATCCCGGTCGGCCCGGAACTGGTGCCCGCGTTGTTCGAGGTCTGCCGGCACAGCATGCGGGCCGCCCGGTTCGACCCCGAGCCTTACGCCGGTGACATGACCTTCCTGCGTGCCTCCGAACAGCAGTCGTTCGGTGTCACCGCAGGCGTCGGTCACCTCGTCGCACCGTTCTGGGCGGACCTCTGTCTCGGCGAGTTCACGGTGACTGACGTGCCCGGAAACCACTTCAGCGTTATCGAGCAACCACACGTCGAGGTGGTGGCCCGTCATCTGGGCGCGTCGATCAACCGGGGAGCACACTCGTGAGCACGGTGACCGAAGAATCCGCGCCGGCGGAGGCGGAGTCCCAGCAGAAGTCCACAATGGACCACAAGACCGCCGGTACCGCGTTGCGCGCCTTGCGCAAGCCGGTGGCTTCGCAGACCAGGCTGGGTGTCGCGCTCTCCGCGCTGGGCACCCTCGCGACCTTGGTGCCGTTCGTCGGCATCGCCGAACTGGGTCGCGTCCTGCTCGAACCCGGGCCGGTCGACGGTGCCGAAGTCTGGCCGATCGCCGGGGTCGTCGCCCTCGCGCTGGTGATCGGCTGGGCGGCCAACGGTGCCGCGCTGTCGGTGACGCATGCCGCCGACCATCGGCTTCAGGCGAGCCTGCGCCGCCGGATCGTGCATCGGCTCGGCCGGGTACCGCTCGGCTGGTACTCCGACACGAACTCCGGCCTGGTGCGCAAGGCCGCCCAGGACGACATCGACGATCTGCACCACCTGATCGCGCACCACGACGTCGAGATTACCGGGGCGATCGTCCTGCCGCTCGGCGGCGTCGCCTACCTGTGCTGGCTGGACTGGCGGCTCGCGTTGCTGGCCATCGCGACGCTACCGGTCTACCTGATGGCCTACGGATCGATGATGCGCGGATTCGTGCAGAAGATGGTCGAGATGGACGCCGGGGTGGCCAGGGTCAGTGCGGCGATCGTCGAGTTCGTGCACGGCATCACCGTGGTCAAGGTGTTCGGACAGGCCAAGCGCGCGCACCGCGCCTACGACGAGGCCGTCGGCGAGTTCGGTGACAAGTACGCGGGCTGGGTGCGGCCGATGCTCAAACTCGAAGCCCTCACCTCGATGGCGCTGTCCGCTCCCGTGGTCGCGCTGGTCAGCCTCGTGGGCGGGATCTGGTTCGTGGCCGAGGGCTGGGTGACGCCGATCGAGGCGCTCGCCGAGGTGCTCGTCGCGATGATCATCCCGACCACCCTGCTTGTGCTGAACCAGGGGATCACCGCGCAGCGCAAGGCGACCGCCGCAGCGGGCCGCATCGCGGCGCTCCTGGAGACCCCGCCTCTGCCGGTTCCCGAGCGGCCTCGGGAACCGGCGGGACACGACGTCGAGTTCGACGACGTGTCGTTCGCCTACGACGGAACCGACACCGTCGTGTCCGGGATCAGTCTGCACTGCCTGCCCGGCACGGTCACCGCGCTGGTGGGTGGTTCCGGCGCGGGCAAGTCGACCTTGGCCAAGCTGGTGCCCAGGTTCTACGACGTCACGTCCGGCGCCGTCCGCATCGGCGGCGTCGACGTGCGCCACATCGCGCCCGAAGTGCTCTACCGCAAGGTCGGTTTCGTCCTGCAGGACGTCCGGTTGCTGCACGGCACGGTGGTGGAGAATCTCCGCCTCGGCCGGCCGGACGCCACCGAAGACGAGGTGATCGCCGCCGCCATCGCCGCCCGTATCCACGACCGTGTTCTGGCCCTGCCCAGAGGTTACGACTCCGTCATCGGCGAGGACGCGATCTTCTCCGGTGGTGAGGCACAGCGGATCTCGATCGCGCGGGCCCTGCTCGCCGATACCCCGATCCTGGTGCTGGACGAGGCGACGGCTTATGCCGACCCGGAATCCGAGGCACAGATCCAGGACGCGCTGTCCGTGCTCGCCCGCGGCCGGACGGTCCTCGTCATCGCGCACCGGCTCGCCACGATCGCCGGCGTCGACAAGATCGTCGTCCTCGATGGCGGGGTCGTGGTGGAACAAGGGACGCAGGAAGAACTGATCGCCGCGGACGGCCGCTACGCCCGGATGTGGGACGCCTACACCGAGGGGAGCACTCGATGATTCGGGATCTGATGAAGATCCTCGGCCCGAAACATGATCGGGACGTGAAGATCTACCTGGCCTGGCTGGTGGCCTACTCCCTGTTGCAGGGCTTGGCGATGGTCTCCCTCGTGCCGGTGCTGCGAGCCGTGCTGACCGGGGAGGCCGGCGCGGCCTGGCGCTGGCTGGCCGTGGTACTCGCCGCCGTCGTCGCCACCTGCGTCGCCCGCTACCAGCAGGCGATGCACGGCTTCGCGCTCTCTCTGATCACCCTGACCAGCCTGCACCGCCGGCTCGGAGATCACGTGACCTCGCTGCCGCTGGGCTGGTTTTCCTCCGAGAAGGTGGGCAGGCTTTCCCGCAGTGCCACCAATGGCACGCTGATGGTGACCAACGTGACTGCGCACATGCTCACCCCGCTGGTCAGCGGCATCGTCACCCCGGCGACCGTCGCGACGGCCATGCTCGTGCTCGACTGGCGGCTAGGGGTGGCGACGTGGGTGTGCGCGCCGTTGCTGTGGCTCACACACCGGTGGGCGGTGAACTCCGTCGGCCGAGGCGAGGAACTCACCGACGCGGCGACCACGGCCGCGGGTAACCGGGTTGTGGAGTTCGCCCGTGATCAGCAGGTGTTGCGCGCGTTCGGACGCACCACCGAGGGCTACCGTCCCCTCGAGGACGCGATCGAGAACCAGAAGACGGCGGGCCGGACGCTGCTGTTGATGGCCGCGCCACGCCTGCTGGCCAATGGACTCGGCGTGCAACTCGCGTTCGCGGCGGTGATCGCGTTCGGACTGGCGCTGGTGGTGAACAGCGCCATCGACCCGGTGACGTTGATCGCGTTGATCGCGTTGACGGCACGCTTCACCGGCCCGCTGGCCGAGGTCGCGGCGCACAGCAGCATGACGCGGATGGCCGCGAACGCCCTGCGCCGCCTCGCTTCGATCGTCGACGAGAAGCCGTCGGCCGAACCCGTCGTCTCCCGGCCGGTGACCGAACCCGGCGAGATCGAGCTGACCGACGTACGGTTCGGCTACGAGCCGGGCCATCCGGTGCTAAACGGCATCTCGTTCCGGGTGCCCGCGCGCGGCATGACCGCGATCGTCGGGCCGTCCGGTTCCGGCAAGAGCACCATCACCCGGTTGATCATGCGGTTCTTCGACGTCGATTCGGGCACCGTCTCCGTCGGTGGCGTGGACGTGCGCGAACAGTCCACAAAGGACTTGATGGCGCAGCTCTCCGTCGTGATGCAGGACGTGTACCTGTTCGACGACACGCTGGAGGCGAACATCCGCGTGGGCAGGCCGGAGGCCACCGCCGAAGAGGTCCGTGAGGCCGCCCGGATCGCCGGCGTCGACGAAATCGTCGACCGGCTGCCCGGTGGCTGGGCCACCAGGGTGGGCGAAGGCGGGGCTTCGCTGTCCGGTGGGGAGCGACAGCGGGTCTCCGTGGCCAGGGCCGTGCTCAAGGACGCGCCGATCGTGCTCCTGGACGAGGCGACGGCCGCGCTCGATCCGGAAAACGAGCGGTACGTGCAGAGAGCACTCCGCACGCTGATGGACCACGCCACCCTGCTGGTCATCGCCCACAAGCTGCCGACCGTGGTGGCCGCGGACCAGATCCTGGTGCTCGACGGTGGCGGGATCGCCGAGTGCGGCACGCACGAGGAGCTACTGGCCTTGAACGGGCGCTACACCGCGTTCTGGAACGAACGCCGCCGCACCCAAGGCTGGCGGCTGGTGTCCAGTGAGGAGACGAAATGATCGGGGTCGTCGGAGCTACCGGCGAGGTCGGCTCGCACACCGTCCGGGTACTGCGCGCGCTCGACGTGGGACCGCTGCGGACCGGCGGAAGCCAGGACGTGGACGTCCTCGACGAGGCGTCACTGGACCGGTTCGCCCAGGGGTGCCAGATCCTGGTGAGCTGCGCCGGACCGGCCCACCTGGTCGGCGACCGGGTCGCGCGGGCGGCGGCCCGCGCCGGGGCCGGCCACGTGGACGCGTCGGATCCGGAAGGCGCCGCGGTGGGCGGCACGGCCGTGATCGGAGCGGGATTGCAGCCGGGGCTGACCGGACTGTTGCCACGCTGGCTCGCGCGGCGGGAGTTCGACACCGTGCACGGATTGGTCGCCCACCTCGGGGTGCTCGACAGGTTCACCCGCACCGCTGCCGACGACTATCTGGCGGGCGCCGAACACGGTGAGGCGCTGGCCGCTTGGCGGCGCGGACGCAGTTCGGGCGTGCTGACCCGGCGCACTGACGTCACCCTGCCGTTCTTCCCCGGCGAAGTGTCGCTGCTGCCGTACCTCACCGAGGAAAGCGCGAAGGTGGCCGAGCACTTGGGGCTCGACCGAGGTGATTGGTTCACCGCGGTGTCCGGTGAGCATGTCCGTGCCGCCTTCGACCGGGTCCGCTCATTGGACCGAGCCGACGCCGTGACGGCGTTGTGCCGCGCCAGCGAGCTGGACCTCGCCGGACGCGAGCCACACGTCGTCCTCCTGATGCGCATGGAGGGCGTGCGCGCCGGTCACCCGGTCACCAGGACCGCCGTCCTGCGTGGCCGAGGCAACGGCGCGCTGACCGGTGCGCTGACCGCGCTGGCCGTACTCGCGGTGCTCCGCCGGGAAGTGCCGCCCGGCAGGCATTTCGCGGCCGAGGTGCTCGATCCCGAGGTCACGATCGCCCGTCTCGGCGAGTGCGGCGTGGCGGCAACGTTCGTGGCCAAGGGCGAAGCGGCGCTCGAGGCGGGTGTGCTGTGAGCCTCCACGAGGCCGGGCTAGCGGCGCTCGGTGACCTGGACCCCGGCACCTTCCCCGCTGCGATGGAGGTACTGGAGCGCGTCAGCCTGAAGGCGATGGCGGCCGCGTCCGGCGACGTCACCCCTCGGCACCGCTGGCTGGCGGACCGATGGAAACAGGCGCTACGGGCGCGCACACCCGGTGCGTACAGCGAGCCGGGGGACGAATTCGAGGCCGCCTACGCCGCTCTCGGATTCCCGCCGGTGATGGCCCGCTTCCACCGAGAGACGCTGGCGTGGCTTCCGCACCTTCTCGACGACACAGTCTCGCTGCGGGATCTGCTGGTGCGTGCGGGTGACGTACAATCCGCCTACCAGGACAACGTGTTCACCGGATACCTCAACGCCGCGTGCGCCGAGGCCGTCCGGCAGGCGGGTCCGCGCGTGCTCGAACTCGGTGGCGGAGCGGGACTGAGCACCGCCGCCGTGCTGGCGGCGTTGCGCGGCAAGGATTACAGCTACACGTTCACCGACCTGGCACCGTTGGCAGTTCGCACGGCCGAGGCACGGTTCGGCGATGACCACAGGGTTTCCTGCCGGGTGCTCGACCTCGATGCCGATTTCGCCGGGCAGGGCTTCGCCGACGGCAGCGTGGATGTCGTACTGGCGGGCAACGTCCTCCACAACGCCACCGACATCGGCGCGGCGCTGCGCCGGATCCGCCGCGTGCTGGCTCCGGGCGGCCGGGTGGTGTTCACCGAGTCGGTCCGTGACACCGCGACGACCCTGACCTCCGTGCAGTTCCTGTTGTCCCGCGACGAACCCAGGGACCGCACTCCGTTCCTGGGTCTCGACGAGTGGCACGCGGCTCTGATGGTCGCGGGATTCGAACCAGCGACGACGCTGCCCGAGCCATCGTCACCGCTGGCGGCTGCGGGACAGCAGCTCTTCACGGCGACGGCGGCAGGCGTCCCCGGTGAGTGGCCGGCCGCCAAGGTGCTGGCCCACCTGGAAGGTTCCCGTGCCACCGAAGTGGTGCTGTCGGCAGCCATGGTGCGTGCGCTGGCCGACGAGCCTTCGCTCCTGCTCGCCGACCTGTCGGCGCTGAAGGTCATCCGCTATCACGGTGATGAGGTCGGTGACGCGGTGCGCGCCACGCTCGGCGTCGAACTCGCGCGGATCGAGCCGGTCGATGTCGGCGACGACTTCCTCGCCGGCATCGCCGACGAGGCCGACCTCGAACTGGACGGCGTCGACCTGCGGGCGGCGGTGGCTGCGGTGCACGAATTCGGCCGGACCGCGCTGATGTCGATGCTCAACGCGCTGCACCGGCGCGGCCTCTTCCGGGGAGGGGGCAACACCGAGCAGGAGGTACTGAAGGGGGTCGCTTATCCGCGGTTGCTCCGCCGGTGGCTCGAAGTCCTCACCGCCGAAGGGTTGCTGCTGGAGGAGGACGGACTCTTGATCCCGGTGCCCGACGCCGAGGACTACTCCGATGCCACGCTCGACCGGGCCTGGTCACAGGCGGCCCGGGCCTGGCAGGAGACGACAGGGTCCGCGGGCACCGTCGAGTACGCCCGTGCCAATGCCGAGCGGCTGCCGGATCTTCTCGGCGGTTCCTGCGACGCGGTCCCCCTGTTGTTCCCCGCGGGTCGCACCGATCTCGCCGAAGCGCTGTACCGGGAGAACGTGACCGGCCGCTACCAGCACCGTGCCGTCAGCGCGTTCATCGGCGGCCTCGCGCGGCGTTGGCCGGCCGACCGGCCGCTGCGCGTACTGGAGGTCGGCGCCGGCACCGGCGCGACCACCGAACGGGTGTTGCCCGTGCTCGCGACGGCCGGGATCGAGGTCGATTACCTCTACACGGACGTGTCGAAGCTTTTCCTCGACCAGGCGGCCGTCCGGTTGCGCGACTACCCGTGGGTGCGGTTCGGCCGGTTCGACATCGACGCCGATCCGGCTTTGCCACGCGGTTCGTTCGACGTGGTGATCGGTGGTGGTGTGCTCAACGCGGCCACCGACACCGACGCGTCGGTGCGGCGATTGGCGGGCCTGCTGGACACCGGTGGCTGGCTGGTGCTCACCGAACCGACCGTCGAGGAGTTCTGGATCCTGACCTCCCAGGCGTTCCTGATGGCCGAAGCTGACGACGGCCGCTCCACCACCGGCGCGACCTTCCTGACCTTGCCGCAATGGAACGCGGTGCTCGACGGCGCCGGACTGGAGCGGGTTCTCGGCCTGCCCGGCGAAGGTCATCCGCTCACCCCCCTCGGCCACCGCGTCTTCGTCACGCGCGTGCCGAACCGAACCTGAGGACAACGAGCATGTGTGGAATCACCGGCTGGGTCGCGTTCGACACCGACCTTACCGAGGAAGTGCCCGTCATCGATGCCATGACGAAGACCCTGAGCGACCGCGGTCCCGACGCGGGCGGAACCTGGATCCGTACCCATGTCGCGCTGGGGCATCGCCGGCTGGCGGTGATCGACCTGCCCGGCGGCGCACAGCCGATGGAGGCCCGGACACCGTCGGGAACCGTGGCACTGACGTTCTCGGGCGAGGTCTACAACTTCCTGGACCTGCGTGCCGCACTGGAAGGACGCGGCCACCGCTTCACCACCCGCAGCGACACCGAGGTGGTGCTGCGCGGCTACCTGGAGTGGGGTGAGGCGGTCGCCGAACGGCTCAACGGCATGTACGCCTTCGGTCTGTGGGACGAGCGCCACGGCAAACTGGTCCTGGTCCGCGACCGGGTCGGCGTGAAGCCGCTGTACTACCACCGCACGAGTGACGGACTGCTGTTCGGCTCCGAACCCAAGGCGATCCTGGCCAACCCCCGGTTCGCGCGGGTCGTGGACACCGGCTGTCTCCGCGAGCTGACCGGCTTCACCAAGGCTCCCGGCTGGTCGCTATGGAAGGAGATGCACGAGGTCGAGCCAGGCACCGTCGTGACGGTTTCCCGCGACGGGATACGGCACCACACTTACTGGCGCCTGGAAACCATGCCGCACACCGACGACCTCCCGGCCACCGTCGAGAAGGTCGGAGCGTTGTTCGGTGAGGCGGTGCGGCGGCAGACGGTGTCCGACGTGCCGCAGTGCGTGCTGCTGTCCGGAGGGCTGGATTCCAGCGCCGTCACCGCTGTCGCCACCCCGGAACTGCGCGCGCGTGGCGAGAAGACTCGCACGTTCTCGGTGGATTTCGCCGGGTACGAAGAGAACTTCCGCCCGGACGAACTACGCGAGACCCCGGACTCCCCGTTCGTACGCGAGGTCGCCGCGCACGTCGGCTCGGTGCACCGGGACATCGTGCTCAACTCCCGCGCGCTGGCCGATCCCGCGCTGCGCCGTGCCGTCGTGGCCGCGCGGGACATGCCGATCGGGCTCGGAGACATCGATTCTTCGATGTACCTGCTGTTCCAGGCGATCCGCGCCGAGTGCACGGTGGCGCTGTCGGGCGAGTTCGCGGACGAGCTGTTCGGTGGCTACGCCTGGTTCCACCATCCGGCGGCCCGTGACGCCGACACGTTCCCGTGGCTGGCGTTCAGCAACGCCTACACCGGTGACCGCACCGAGATGCTGAGTCCCGAGCTTCGCCAGGAGCTGGACATTGGCGCGTACGTCGCCGACGAGTACCGCACCGCCGTCGCCGCTGTCTACCATCTCGACACCGAGGATGA is from Amycolatopsis lurida and encodes:
- a CDS encoding non-ribosomal peptide synthetase encodes the protein MSAPEIVAELRTLGVDLWQDSGQIRFRAPRGVLTDEWRTALHAHKAEIVELLARDGELAAVTHDEEARHEPFPLTDVQTAYLLGRRESFGFGGVACHGYLEVRYPELDPARVEDAWNTLVKRHDMLRAVVERDGYQHVLPEVPRCPVPVAESVEAVRGELGHRHYETDVWPLFDLRVTHCPDGDVLHISMDSLIADWASAGVLLDELDQLLANPDAALPPLEITFRDYLLAERGLRDTTRYRADREYWQARVHDLPRAPDLPSLNSVESGPVSFRRLHTRLAAPQWEGLRERARRHGITPSTAVLAAYAAVLGRWSRRPRFSLNLTLLNRQPLHPRVNALVGDFTSVSLLAVEDSAGLPFHEWAARTGARMFDDLDHRLFSGVEVMREIARRRDRDAALMPIVFTSAIGLGGRTGSGITQTPQVFLDCQVTDDADGLQVNWDVRQGIFPDGLVEDMFAALEAALLRLAESPEAWLTTDLVPLPAWQAVERARVNDTAAPLTSALLHAGVFDQAARTPEAIAVTGPAGTLTYGELARRAGGVAEALREKGIVPGELVAVNLDKGPDQITAVLGILLAGGAYLPVDTTQPPLRRDKLVAAAGHVVTQAWFEDLSPVEDIPVAAGGDPDSLAYVIYTSGSTGEPKGVMITHRAAANTVEDVNRRFGVTAADRVLGLAQLGFDLSVYDIFGLLSVGGALVLPDPARPADPSHWARLAADHGVTMWNSVPAQLHMLAHYLPSESLPIPALRLALLSGDWIPVTLPGEIRAFAPGLEMIGLGGATEAAIWSIHHPIDHVPGHWTSIPYGVPLTNQTFRVLDQAHRDCPVWTAGELYIGGAGLATGYLGDDALTAARFVTVAGERLYRTGDLGRYLPGGEIEFLGREDAQVKIRGHRVELGEVEAALLAHDAVGGAAAVVAGERHGERALLGFVEPARLPAPPPPPELAMAGRFADRQVADFDAAQVARHVRLLHQAALASMREALASHPQVHERHRWLARHWRDLVADAPEINAMGISAEEAWGMLDEDPLCTPEFLAFHRAHVERVHELLDGEQNPFELLFPQGDMAPARAVYRDNPIFRYLNAAAAAVLNRIAAAHTGRPLRILEVGAGTGSTTDAVLPMLAGHEVDYLFTDVSPFFLSEARERFGEHPGVRFGLFDLDQDHRSQGLAPNSFDVVLCAGVLNSVRRPETVLDLVAPGGWLVFTEPVVEHPHIMLTQGFMMDGPALRSRQDWLDLIGGAELCLPGDDHPQAAQGIQLFAKRVKADRASVTPEELTSFLARRLPAHMVPSHLQVVDALPFTGNGKIDRKTLVGWRPAATDDAGDHDGDADDELEGRLCALWARALGLARIGRHDSFYDRGADSLILARVAGQLREQVPEAADVAYDMLLRQMLNEPTVAALAASLRARDRPAPIARRDERGNALLVPFGGGGDGPARVLFHAALGTMDYFHSLANALVAQDLGPVVGIAVADIDVYLAIDPKDLIGRVADDYTDRLLAEGHTRFQLIGYCLGGLLATEVARRLLERGAEVADLTLVDSIPMFLETDEELAFEAIFVPNLNLDPVATVFGPEVDGADVYRAIDGLMAEHDRKVPAGAMASLIGDPGLEAVAAAVRAQHERTQAERLASYSEAAASQAGIPVGPELVPALFEVCRHSMRAARFDPEPYAGDMTFLRASEQQSFGVTAGVGHLVAPFWADLCLGEFTVTDVPGNHFSVIEQPHVEVVARHLGASINRGAHS
- a CDS encoding ABC transporter ATP-binding protein; amino-acid sequence: MSTVTEESAPAEAESQQKSTMDHKTAGTALRALRKPVASQTRLGVALSALGTLATLVPFVGIAELGRVLLEPGPVDGAEVWPIAGVVALALVIGWAANGAALSVTHAADHRLQASLRRRIVHRLGRVPLGWYSDTNSGLVRKAAQDDIDDLHHLIAHHDVEITGAIVLPLGGVAYLCWLDWRLALLAIATLPVYLMAYGSMMRGFVQKMVEMDAGVARVSAAIVEFVHGITVVKVFGQAKRAHRAYDEAVGEFGDKYAGWVRPMLKLEALTSMALSAPVVALVSLVGGIWFVAEGWVTPIEALAEVLVAMIIPTTLLVLNQGITAQRKATAAAGRIAALLETPPLPVPERPREPAGHDVEFDDVSFAYDGTDTVVSGISLHCLPGTVTALVGGSGAGKSTLAKLVPRFYDVTSGAVRIGGVDVRHIAPEVLYRKVGFVLQDVRLLHGTVVENLRLGRPDATEDEVIAAAIAARIHDRVLALPRGYDSVIGEDAIFSGGEAQRISIARALLADTPILVLDEATAYADPESEAQIQDALSVLARGRTVLVIAHRLATIAGVDKIVVLDGGVVVEQGTQEELIAADGRYARMWDAYTEGSTR